DNA sequence from the Littorina saxatilis isolate snail1 linkage group LG9, US_GU_Lsax_2.0, whole genome shotgun sequence genome:
TACAACGGCCGGATCGCGCATCAACTTTTTCAGACAGTAATATGAATATTCATGAGAACAACCTCTAACCTTTGAGAAACTTCTCTGGTTGGTCGTTGTCAATGACCACAGTGacgcgcatgcgcaaactgccTTATCCGTTGTAAACACAGTGTCGATTCCACGTAACTCAATATCAACTATCAACCAGCAATGTCTACTCCGAAATTCGCAAGGATCTTCCCAACGCAAAAGGAAGAATCAGCTTTCAGATGCTCGAACAACGAGGAAGGAAAAACCAGCAGGCGACGAGAACGCGCCTGAAATTGGCAGAGCAGAGACAGTTGTTTTGAGAGATAGTGGTGACGCGGATGTTTCGAATCGACTCGGAGTCGAACCTCGGCCAGTTTTGGGCGATGTGAACCGTAATCAGCCTCAAATCGAAGGTATTTCTGCTTCGGCGACGAAACTGAGGAGATTTAGTGGTGCAGGCATCGACCCGAATGCTCAACCACCAGCTGAGCTAAATCGCCGTTCGTGGTGTTTTGCCGAGTGCAGTCAGTTGAACTGAGAACTCGCTTCTCTCTGATGTCAAGTGCCCGGAGTGCGAGGCAGGACATGTGACAATTCGAGTTGGTGACTCGATGGGCTTGTCACAAGAACTAGTGCTGTGTTGCGACAGCTGCCAGTATTCACGCACAGAGTATTCGTCGCCAAGAGAAAACAACCTCAACCACAGACAAAATGTTCCCTTTGAAGTGAACAAAGAGATTGTGCTATATAGGTAGGTAGTGGCTACTCCAGTGTGGACAAACTGTGCACAGTCTTTGGAATGCCAGCGATGAACAAGAGTTCCTATCATCGCATAGACAAACGAGTCAATGCCAGCATTGTGGAAGCTACAGATGCCACACTTAACGAAACAGTGGAGTTTGTGAGGGAAGCCCACAGGGAAACATTTCCTCAAGGCAGAGTGAATGCTGTGAATGATGATGGTGAGGAAGACGGTGCTTGGGAAGATGATGATGGCATTCTCTGGGTGGATGTGGCCTTTGATGGTACATGGCACAAGAGAGGATTTTTCTCACACTATGGAGTTggcgttgttgttgatgttatgACTGGGTATGTGCTGGACTTCTGTGTGAAATCCACATACTGTCACACATGTGCgatgaacaaagaaaaactaGAGGGGATGACCGCTGCCGAGCAACTACAGTGGAAGCAGCTTCACCAGCCTGACTGCAGCATTAACCATGAGGGATCTGCCAAGTCTATGGAGAGGGATGCAGCCTTGGAGTTGTGGGGAAGGTAAGAATATTGTTCTAATAGCCTATACACTCTTCCCTATAtcctttattttcaaatacagAATAAGACAACATGAATAAGGTTGCgctaaaaagtaaattttatttaaaattgtaTAAAGCATGGTAcattgtgggtgtttgtttttctttacaaAGAAAGATGAAgaccaacaaaacacaacacaagcaCATATTTTTGCAACAAAACACTGTCCACAAACCCTTcacaaatacattttcttttgttgatAAATCATTAAATGTTCACAATGTCCTATTAAGGATCAGCTAGGctgggacattttttttattgaatctGCAAATTTCAGAGGAAACCTGACAACTTTTCTATTGGAAAGAAAAAGTGTCCCAAACAAGTTGGGATCAAACtcattgtcagtgtgtgtgtgtgtgtgtgtgtgtgtgtgtgagagagagggagagagatgtgtgtatgtatatattctaACAAGTACAAGTTAAATGTTCACCCTCTATGAAAagatcactttatacacacttaGTACACAAGCCAATGTAAATTGGCACACTTTCCAGtaataataatacatgtatgtattttctGCTGGGAGAGGCCTCCTGATACTCTTCACTAAAGTAATATCCAAAATCATTTTCATTCGTGGGTCTGCGTCTGTATCTCACCAGGACCTTGTTAGCCCATGAACCCcagtctttttcattttttttttcaagacaGTAGTTATCCAGCCAGTACTTTACactaagttttttttaatttgtctaTGCTGCAGGTCTGTTGAGCGTCACAACCTCAGGTACAGAACTATGCTGTCGGACGGAGATTCCACAGCGTTCAATGCTCTGGCTGCAGCTCAGCCCTACGGTCCCACACGTCCCATCACCAAGCTGGAATGTACCAACCACCTCCCCAAGAGAATGGGCACAGCTCTCCGCAAGGCATCAAAGGATGGAAGGCTTggtggaagaggggaggggcGACTAACCAAGGAAAAGTGTCAACGCTTGCAAAACTACTTCCGTAGCGCGATCCTCAACAACCTTGAAGATCAGCAAGCCATGGAGCAGGCGATCTGGGCCACTTTCTTCCATGTGACTTCAACTGACGAGGACCCTCACCACGACAGATGTCCAGCCGGGCCAGCCTCATggtgcttttttcaaagagccAGGGCAGAAGGgcaaccaccacctccacatGCAGGGCACCACGGCACTGCCTTGTCCAGGGAAGTATCACATGCTGTTCtgcccatctacaggagaatgACAAATCCCATTCTTCTCAAGCGCGCGGCCCATGGCAAGACTCAGAACAGTAATGAGTCTCTCCACAATGTCATGTGGGGACACTGCCCCAAAGAAGTCTTTGTTGGGAAGCAGCCACCGCTGAGGCTGTCGCAAAGTTCAACAGAGGCAACTTTGCACTGGCACAGGTCATGGACCACATGAGCTTGCCAATTACTGAGCTTACTCATTCTgctttggccaaaaaagacaagGTGAGGGTCCAGAAGGCGGAGAGAGCAACAGATGTGGCCGCTGTAGCAGCTCGTAGGGCAAGATGTGCTGGTCGTCAACGTCAGCTGGAGCAGCGAGAAGACCAGGAGGGGGAGGTGTACGGTGCTGGACTGATGGGGGATGGAGGGGAATAAGTACCAACATCATTTGAAGAAGACTCGGAACAATACATGAACACACCCAGACTCTTTTTTCGGCAATGTGTCTTCATAATGTGTAAAGAAACACTTTACAAACTTTCAAATGCAATTTTCTCTGAATATGGGTTTTCAAGGACGGTATCAACGCGGGAAATGATATTTCGTCAGAACTACTTGTGGTagagttatgattttttttttacaggagtAAGATTTGATTTTGCCAGACTCTTACAGAGCGGTTTTTGTAAAACccatcaaaatttttttttagagaatATAATATAAGCCTGATTGGGTATTTTGGGGGCAAAAATTTATATCTCAATTTATGCTGCTGAATTCGAACTGGGGTAATTTGGTCAAAATGGCTCTGTATAAGTCTGAAACTGATATCTGGGAGTAATTTTCACTGCATTTGAAGCCTGTAGCTTCAAAAATGTCTTTTGAATTTCATGGGGCGTGGTGTGTAATTTTCGTATTTTTTTGAAGAAATTGGTATTTTTTTGTGAAAATATTACTTGCTTGGTCAAAAAATGGGCATGCAGGAGCTTTTTTATGCTTTCTTTTTATGAAGTACCCCAAAACTtcaaagaaaactaacaaaTACTCAGATTTCATTTTTCGTGCCACCTCTCCCCTGAGGAATTGAGGTTTTAAAAAAGAGGTCTTAatatggaggtacatttacagtggttatgaacaaaaagtctttaaaaaaaaaagcagggaCTTAAAAGGAGGTCTGAAATTGGGAGAGGATCTTCTAAAGGGTAAAGCTTCTGAGCATCTGCATCTAAGGGTCGATTTGTATCACAGTTCCCCAGAAATCGGCGTATACTGTTTttacagtcatacacgtaaaaacccacttgtgcaaaaacatgagtgaacgtgggagtttcagcccatgaacgaagaagaagtatcaCAGTCTTACAATACCCCTAGAACAGAAGtactttacacatttttttgtAAGAAATGAGCATAAGATGATTTTGTGTAACTTTATGATTGTTTCTTTCAGTACTGTGATAGCCTCCAACCTGCTCCTTGTGGATGAAATTATGAGGGCCGGCATGTCTTCACTCAAGGGTGACTAAGGACATCATTTTCAACACAACTCCATTACTTCATTGCGCTTTGTATTGTGTTTGATCATGTTTTATGGCTAtcagtttgttgtgtgtgaGATTATCGTGGATCTGCCAAAcctaattaaaaaaacatttagatGTAAAGAAGAACAAAGGAAAAGTGGATTTGTTGTTTGTATTGCTTTCAATATATTGACCAAACTTTGACATTTTAGTCATTTGTTTCTCAAACAATAACTGAGACTGACATACTGAACacaaatttgttttaaaaaatgtgatggTACAGAAACTGTGTGGTCCTTGTTGGAAATTAAGTgtcgaaaaagaaagaaaaaattcttttgggtcaaaaacaaaaacaacttagttaaataaaataacaataaaTTTAAATACATTAACTTAGGTATTTCAATAAATTAACCGTCTTGAAGAAATGTTTCCCACCCTATCTGTACTCCTGCTTCCTGTACCTTAAAGTTTCACATTGTTGTTTATAAGCTTTGACAGATGCATGGTATTTAAACTGCTTTTTTTGTAAtaacatttgattaaaaaattaagaacaaaaacagaggatttgtttgtttttgacagGAAATATCTGTGTGTAACTCCTGGATTTCTCTGTATGCATAATCTGTACATGTGTTAGCTCACAAAATGATTAAATAACTATTCACACTTGCATATTTAAACTGTATGCCCAGTCAAAATAAGGGTCAAATGTCTTTACAGTTGAGAGCACGCATTGACTAAATACAGCCACAGGTCAGTCACTGCATTGCAATTAATGATAAATGTGCAATTACGTCAGAACACTTAAAAGACTTTTTTTCCTCTCACTCTTCATTGTTCTTAAATGGGAAGAGCAGAAATATTATGGACACATAATATTGGGATCCTTACGCATTACGCTTATCTCCAGCCTTTTACTTCTGAAATAAGGAGGTAGGCGCACATGCAGACAAAATATATACACACCACCAAGCTTTATCCTTTCTCCAGCAACCTGACCTTCCAGCTGTATTTTGCCTTCACTTGCAAATATACTGCTTTGATTTAGTGGTGGCTTGTAAATGATCTCATAATTTTGTGGATACGAAATCGGTCTTtattctacatacgtgagagaccACCATGAAATAATATCTTTCAATTCACAAGtgggtatatcatgtaaatgaggtcatgtcaaactAGTTTGGCAGGGACCTGATTTTCCACTTATCATGATGCCAAAGTTGCAGAGACAAAGTAATTGCTGTTTCCCCTGGAAGAAATGTTAGAACCAACACGTCACACAatactttctagagtgacgtctCTTTGCTTCGACGTCAAAGATTGCAGGAAGCTTTGGGAGAGATCGAAGTTCCATAAGAAGCGTTGACTCTAGGATGTTTGGAGCAGAAGGCACGCAAGTACAGTATAtacgataaacagaatactatacatggcttgctgtgtggtaccagatttacacgagttgctttatcaaatattgaaaagttCGCCTTTGCTCGCCTTTCAATATGTAAataagcaactcgtgtaaatctggtatgacgcagcaagccatgtagtattctccatACCATATTATTTTATTACCAAGACAAGAGTAAAAGAGATACATGTAGTTTAACTTTACACATCTCTTCTTATTGAAGATGCTTTTATTCCTGTGAAAGCGATCATATGCCTCTGAGATTTATCCAGCCTTTTCTTTATGTGGGATAAGAGTATATTTTCGCTTgcacacataataataataataataataaatgagcatttatatagcgcaacattatgctctttgcgcttgacacatttaaaattaaaacacagttatacaagcatttacatctacattcataatCAACAAcacttaattaaaagcatacaccatcaaacatacattacaaaagtaactaactaagtaataaaaacatgaataaaatgggtagtaaaaaacaaggaaataccagctgaatacccttgaTCAaacaacatgttatcaacaatgctgaaaacagtcctagatgtttatatacattatcactaaaacaacaaatacactacatgtagcctactgatggactgagaaaacaaaatcaggggttgtatttcttgaagaggtgcgttttaagtgctcgtttgaatgcttggggtgactgagagtggcggatgtgaaaggggagagaattccattgtgtgggtgcgcagaaagtaaaagtgcgttgtccgtaggttttggttttggtgtgtggaatggtaaggatgcgacagtcagaagaggcacggagttgtcttgctggagaatagacggtgaggagttcagagaagtaagcaggagacgagccagaaaagaagttaaagcagagggtggacagtttgtagtcaatgcgggcttgaataggtaaccagtgcagtgtgtgaagaagtggtgttgcgtgatctcgttttcgtgctttgagaatgaggcgtgctgccgagttttggactttttgtagtttatgcaggaggtacagagtcagaggacagccagagctagagagaagagagttgcagtagtcaagtttagaaagaacaaaggcacagacaagagtgttagttgtttgagaggagagtgtgtggcgaatggtgctgatcttacgaagctcaaaataagctgctctacagactaaagatatatgtttgttaagggtcatgtcagatgaaacggtgaatccaaggtttctagctgatggtgagaaaagaatgtcggtattgcctatttgaacagaaacaggttggggagagggaaatgtagtgttcttctttttgcacagtaagacttcagtcttatcatcattcagcttgagtttgttatcgaccatccaagatttaacatcagtgatgcatgtctgaatggtctggatggcggaatgtgtctctgcagggggactgggtttatacagctgggtgtcatcagcaaaagactgatttaaaacagaatggttttgaatcagtgtggataggggcttagtgtacatgatgaaaaggatgggaccgagtactgaaccttgaggaacgccgaaagaaagtggggctggagcagacatctggccatcgacaagcacagcctgagtcctgccaatgagataggactcaagccatgctagcggtggaccggatatgccgtacagagtctgaagtctatgccATATATCGACAGCCTAGCTGCTGCCAGGCAGTAGAAGAGATATTtttgttgctgaattaatttcagaTTGTTATCAGCGTTAGTGAgatgccccccctcccctctgttTAAGACATCACCCCTTTGAAGagcttgctttttcagattttctgttcagatagtctgtaaatttacctccattttcagacctgattttctcaaatttcCACCGTACTTACGGTAAAtaggtatgtgttcaagtgaagTGGAATGGTCCTGGTGTTTCGGGTCAAGCCTGGACCTGTCTATGGTGATTGAAATGCAGCTCCGATCCGTCTGACAACCGTGGATAATGCCCCTTGCAGGGTTTCTTACAGGTGTTTGAAATCTTTGAAAGTGCTTGAATTTGGAGGGGTCAGTTTCAAGGCCTTGAAAGAGCTTAAAAAACTGGCAAGATCCTTGAAAGTCCTTAAAAACTCTAATGCTGCAAACTGATCACACACAATAAACAATTGCAATGATTTATTATTTGATAACCTCAAAGAAAAAGTTGAACAGTAACCTACAGTCCTTTTTTAGCCTGTCCGCTTTGAAACCATCGTCTGCTACGAATCTGTCGCCTTTGACAAAAAATGTAATCATTAGTTTTTGAACATCCAGTGATTTAAATCGCCGTGCAGGAAGGGGGTAGAATAACTAGCGAGTGTTTCATTGCGAGCTTTGAAGGTAAGAGGGTGCTTGATTTTCT
Encoded proteins:
- the LOC138977059 gene encoding uncharacterized protein codes for the protein MPAMNKSSYHRIDKRVNASIVEATDATLNETVEFVREAHRETFPQGRVNAVNDDGEEDGAWEDDDGILWVDVAFDGTWHKRGFFSHYGVGVVVDVMTGYVLDFCVKSTYCHTCAMNKEKLEGMTAAEQLQWKQLHQPDCSINHEGSAKSMERDAALELWGRSVERHNLRYRTMLSDGDSTAFNALAAAQPYGPTRPITKLECTNHLPKRMGTALRKASKDGRLGGRGEGRLTKEKCQRLQNYFRSAILNNLEDQQAMEQAIWATFFHVTSTDEDPHHDRCPAGPASWCFFQRARAEGQPPPPHAGHHGTALSREVSHAVLPIYRRMTNPILLKRAAHGKTQNSNESLHNVMWGHCPKEVFVGKQPPLRLSQSSTEATLHWHRSWTT